A genomic segment from Melanotaenia boesemani isolate fMelBoe1 chromosome 9, fMelBoe1.pri, whole genome shotgun sequence encodes:
- the kcne4 gene encoding potassium voltage-gated channel subfamily E member 4, whose amino-acid sequence MEHLENSTASSKRLIVHNLSPVETLADTGEGNAYFYILIVMCFYGVFLCGIMVGYFRSKTKEKRRINIFTRLLHEEEQREWGAFPKKQSLTFPGAISGLRGVQVTLPFCGYHGNQLGHPHHEGFLPSPLACVLCTEQSSISSLCSSADMRLTIEEESDGGAEGPEENGKGRSVRSGDDSG is encoded by the coding sequence ATGGAGCATCTTGAAAACTCAACGGCGTCATCCAAACGCCTCATCGTGCACAATCTGAGCCCCGTGGAAACCCTGGCGGACACTGGCGAGGGAAACGCGTACTTCTATATTTTAATCGTAATGTGCTTCTACGGTGTCTTCCTCTGCGGAATTATGGTGGGTTATTTCCGCTCCAAGACGAAGGAGAAAAGGAGAATCAACATTTTCACGCGCCTGCTGCACGAGGAAGAGCAACGGGAGTGGGGCGCATTTCCCAAAAAGCAAAGCCTCACTTTTCCGGGCGCAATCTCGGGGCTGCGCGGGGTTCAGGTGACCCTGCCTTTCTGCGGTTACCACGGCAACCAACTCGGGCACCCCCATCACGAGGGCTTCCTGCCGTCTCCGCTCGCGTGCGTGCTGTGCACGGAACAGAGCAGCATTAGTTCCCTGTGCTCCTCCGCGGACATGCGTTTGACCATAGAGGAGGAGTCGGACGGCGGCGCGGAGGGGCCGGAGGAGAACGGGAAGGGCAGGTCGGTGAGGAGCGGAGATGATTCGGGCTGA